In Osmia lignaria lignaria isolate PbOS001 chromosome 13, iyOsmLign1, whole genome shotgun sequence, the DNA window ATGTCAAAATAATATTCTGTTTAAAACGGATTTACAAGaacagaaattaataattttgcggCAGTATCAATCAATGATCAAGTTGGAATGGATGCACCTTGAAGGATGCGGCAGTGGCTCGACTTGTGCGCATGTCGTGCAATCTACCACCAGGGGTTACGCTCCTACCTCCTGGACGAAATAAACTTGTGTTTTACGCGTCGAAAGTACACTGGTCCACGAAGAAAAAACACAGAAAAAATATCCGAATTTCGTGTTACTGTGTAATTTCGAGCATACTTGACCAAGAGGgataatatttcttcttcaagaTCCTTCGACTTCGTATGATACCACTTCTCTCGACAATCAAATCTTTCGCTTTCAGCCAAGCGAGAAACAGTGAAAGTTATTGATTCTCATTGTGAGCTACGTTTTAGTAATATTCTGTGCTCCTTTTTCTGCCAGGTGAGTGACAACATGCATAGTTTCCTTTCCCTTTGAGGGAAAGGGTGACCACTTAATTACATCCTCAATGTAGCGGGGAGGCCTCCCTTTTTTTTCGTGTTGTTGTTATCGTTATTGTAAGCAAAACGATCGCAGCGACTCCAATCTAATGATgactttttttcattatttttgataattaataagatttgaaattgaagaaattaaaatcaaacatttggatacaaataataaatcttattaaacaaattattataaatattctcCTGAAATTGTTTCCTTTTAGTTTCAGGAAGAATATTTCcaagttttattataaattaaacaaaatgaaaGTGGGACTGTTAAAAAACTTTTTACACTATTTCAACTTGAAACAAGGCACAGTGTTAATAGCTGTGTTTCAATTGgtaaatacaataattattcaCTGTTATAATTCAACAATGATTGCTCTCACtataaatttctttcttcgaTACAGTTTACATCAGGcttcagtatgatatttttcgtgcTCGCACTGGCACATGCAATGGGAATTCAAGAAATGGTGGTAAGAGATACAGAAGATGCTCTGGAGAGAGAAGCTTTAGAAGACATATCCTCTAACCACCTTAATACTAGGAAAATGGATATGGCTCATCACAATGCAACTGGTGCTTGTAAAATTATAGCCAGTCAGCCAATCCTGCGAATAGCAGATTCTGTCGAATTCCTGTTAGAAGGTTTTATAAACAGAATCGCAACAGATTTGATGCAGGATGCGTTAAATTCAGCTATTGTAGCAGATTcgcggcagaaatataacaaaaCCTGTTAAAGCAGATTGGCGGCAGAAACCGAGCAGATCCTGCAACTTCagccatttaaattttaaacggaACAGTGACTATATAAATGGTATTTAAAATCTTTTTCCGAAGTATGAGCGTTTGATTCTATCAAGCCAAATACAGAAAAAGATGGCTACGGATTTGTAGACAGATTCTGTCAGATCTGCTGCCAATCTGCGCGCAAATTGTTTACTGGGTACATACTCCAAACAgctttatgttttattattttacaaaaagccATAAGAATTATTTCCTAACAAGTCTTTCCTCTCATACATTTATCTCGATACCGTtctatttaatttcattcattttcgaCAAATTTTGAGCGGATTCTTCATCGTTCCAGAAACGGTTTACTCGATGTATTGCGGACTTGTCATCACGGTGATACATTTTATATCCACTATATTGCTTCTGTACGGTGCGCTAACGGTAATAACATTTTACACAGTCGCATGTCAGAGTAATTTTTTGATTAAGAAAAAGTCATTTCTTCTGATAGAATAATCGTCACTTCATGGCGCCTTGGATGATGGTCATGATGACTATAATATCAGCGTTGACAATTTCCTTGTTCCTGGTTGAACAAGACTGCCCCTTTATCGCTACCCTTGGTGGTAAAGCAGATATTTGTGAACGTACgtagatattttttaaataattcttttatatCACGTATGCTTGATAAACTTCATTATTTCAGGTATGATCGTTCTGTTTCTCGTAATTACCAGCTCATACGTGTGGTTTGTTGTGTACAGCACTTACAAGAGTCTCGAGACGAAGAAAGGATTAACTCACATTCTTCACGGCGTAAAGAAAAAGCCTGTAGTTCCGGTCGTACAAAAACCGAAAGCCGTACCGGTACAAGCAAACAAACCGTACGAGGTTTAAagatattacaaaaatttattgaagtaGCTACAGAAAATCGATTTTATTCGTTACAATAAATGTGAAATCGCATTTGATTACAATACTCTCGGTACTGAGAGATAACTTTCAAATGACAgtgttttttaaacaaatttcgaaatttcaaatgGAAGAGACGTACGATTTAATGGTCATACGAATGGTTACGAAAATTATACGAATTCGAACACATCGTCTTTGtccagaaaagaaaaattaacaatttaacgACAAAGAAAATGTGGGATATTTATGTTGGAAAAACACTGTACATTATCGTATACATGACATGACGAAGACGTTTATTTCACGAAGCTCAAAAGTGATCTGCAGTACAAAAAGCTTGCTTCATATTATTACATGTATTATATCTTGCTCATGCGTTACAATTGATATTTGAACAACTCGCGTTGTTTCGTAATTTGAAATTAGATTCAAAATACATTTTGAACAACGCGGAGAAGTTTAAACAttgttctgaaattttttaataataaaattgcataTCGAAAAAGCGGCGACGCatatatcgtaatatatttttcattttaattattgccatcatatacataatttttttaaattgataacGACGTTTCATTCAAGGTTTAAGTTTACACCTGATGATATTCTCTACTTATGTAAGACTGATTTTAATTGCTAGAGTTGCGTAAGATTATGATTCGAAATAACAAAGAAGAAGACAAAATACATCGCTTGTATCTGATCatcgatattttattataaacaacaTACAGAGTTTCGTCTCAtattcagttttattttaaaactcgATGTCAAGTTCTTAATGATACTACAATAACGTTGATATTTTCtggtaatatttcaatattaacaAGTGAATGTAGTTATTtcttgtgtatatgtatattaaatgtATGGAGatcataaaaataaagattacaAAACTCTATTACGTTATATACGTCCCATTATTTATTTGGCTAATCATTAAAAACCGATTCGATGATTAGTCAAACGTTATAGTTGTTCATGATAGGTGGATATGAAGCGGGTTCAGGCATAATAT includes these proteins:
- the LOC117602452 gene encoding uncharacterized protein LOC117602452, with the protein product MKVGLLKNFLHYFNLKQGTVLIAVFQLFTSGFSMIFFVLALAHAMGIQEMVVRDTEDALEREALEDISSNHLNTRKMDMAHHNATETVYSMYCGLVITVIHFISTILLLYGALTNNRHFMAPWMMVMMTIISALTISLFLVEQDCPFIATLGGKADICERMIVLFLVITSSYVWFVVYSTYKSLETKKGLTHILHGVKKKPVVPVVQKPKAVPVQANKPYEV